The stretch of DNA GGCTGTTAGGCCACCAACGACATTTAAAAAGACATCATAAGATTCAAGTGGTAGCCCAGCTCTGCGAGAGAGGACTCCGATTAAAACTTGCAGTCTATTTAAATCAAAACCAGAAGCGCGACGCTGTGGGAATCCAAAATTGGTTTTGGTTACTAATGCTTGTATTTCTATTAGCATTGGTCTAGTGCCTTCCATAACAGCTGTTATGATTGTTCCTGAAACAGGTTCGTTTCTTTCAGAGATCATTGCGGCAGATGGGTTTTTTACTTCTTCTAGTCCATTTTTTTCCATAGTAAATACACCAACCTCATCGGTTGGTCCAAAACGATTTTTAGCTGCACGTAGAATACGGAAATCATGGAAGCGATCACCTTCAAGGTAAAGGACTGTGTCTACTAAATGTTCTAAAGTTTTTGGACCAGCGACCGTTCCATCTTTAGTT from Candidatus Komeilibacteria bacterium CG_4_10_14_0_2_um_filter_37_10 encodes:
- a CDS encoding DNA repair protein RadA, yielding EIEGEAGNISQVRACTVKLMEAAKKNNITFVLVGQVTKDGTVAGPKTLEHLVDTVLYLEGDRFHDFRILRAAKNRFGPTDEVGVFTMEKNGLEEVKNPSAAMISERNEPVSGTIITAVMEGTRPMLIEIQALVTKTNFGFPQRRASGFDLNRLQVLIGVLSRRAGLPLESYDVFLNVVGGLTANEPAADLAVILAVASGLKDKTLPPGLAAFGEVGLSGEVRPVNHTEKRLTEIKNLGLEIAVVPLSSKLPKIIGLKIAPIKNVQEVVEKIIQK